Proteins co-encoded in one Kocuria flava genomic window:
- a CDS encoding AtpZ/AtpI family protein, whose translation MTHPQDPGRGPGDDPGRGPGGRFPEDPAAGPPRDAPGGPGAAPGGGPDGAPGRTGETPRTGRGLRTAGQLVEGGGAAGALATLAYVVIGIGFWSLVGWGADRVLGTRWIVVLGACIGAASGIYVVYLHMQAALRRDKTSGGADPHHPHQSGPDSAPRP comes from the coding sequence GTGACCCACCCCCAGGACCCCGGCCGCGGACCCGGCGACGACCCCGGGCGCGGTCCCGGGGGACGCTTCCCGGAGGACCCGGCCGCCGGGCCCCCGCGCGACGCCCCCGGCGGGCCCGGAGCCGCCCCCGGCGGCGGTCCGGACGGCGCCCCCGGCCGGACGGGGGAGACCCCCCGGACGGGGCGCGGGCTGCGCACCGCCGGGCAGCTCGTGGAGGGCGGCGGGGCCGCCGGGGCCCTGGCGACACTCGCCTACGTGGTGATCGGGATCGGGTTCTGGAGTTTGGTAGGGTGGGGTGCGGATCGCGTGCTGGGAACCCGGTGGATCGTGGTCCTGGGAGCGTGCATCGGCGCCGCCTCCGGGATCTACGTCGTGTACCTCCACATGCAGGCGGCGCTCCGGCGCGACAAGACCTCCGGCGGAGCTGATCCTCACCACCCGCACCAGTCCGGCCCGGACTCGGCGCCCCGACCGTGA
- a CDS encoding glycosyltransferase — protein MSGAPFSVLMPVYRGDTAQRVRRAAESSTVEQRRRPAELVIVRDGPVPVPVEAELARLERELPVPVVRVDLAVNAGLTAALNAGLARCRHELVARADADDVSYPRRFAVQLPLLEAGADLVGSSMHEIGDDETRPLALRRAPVGERDILAVSRHRNPVSHPTVVLRRSAVEAVGGYEDVPLAEDYWLWVRMLRAGARVANVAEPLVGYRVSAGSYERRGGVRVFRAELALQARLRGIGHVSSLQWVRNVVVRGGYRFVPTRLRELAYRTMVGAPRR, from the coding sequence GTGAGCGGGGCGCCGTTCTCGGTGCTGATGCCCGTCTACCGGGGCGACACCGCGCAGCGGGTGCGCCGGGCGGCGGAGTCCAGCACCGTCGAGCAGCGGCGCCGGCCCGCGGAGCTCGTGATCGTGCGCGACGGGCCCGTGCCCGTGCCCGTCGAGGCGGAGCTGGCCCGGCTCGAGCGGGAGCTGCCCGTCCCGGTGGTCCGGGTCGACCTGGCGGTCAACGCCGGGCTGACCGCCGCCCTCAACGCCGGGCTCGCCCGGTGCCGGCACGAGCTCGTCGCCCGCGCCGACGCCGACGACGTCTCCTACCCCCGCCGCTTCGCCGTGCAGCTGCCGCTGCTCGAGGCCGGGGCCGACCTCGTGGGCTCGTCGATGCACGAGATCGGCGACGACGAGACCCGCCCGCTGGCCCTGCGCCGGGCTCCGGTGGGGGAGCGGGACATCCTGGCCGTCTCCCGCCACCGCAACCCCGTCAGCCACCCCACCGTCGTGCTGCGCCGCTCCGCCGTCGAGGCCGTCGGCGGCTACGAGGACGTGCCGCTCGCGGAGGACTACTGGCTGTGGGTGCGGATGCTGCGCGCGGGCGCCCGGGTCGCCAACGTGGCCGAGCCGCTCGTGGGCTACCGGGTCTCGGCGGGCTCCTACGAGCGCCGGGGCGGGGTGCGGGTCTTCCGGGCCGAGCTGGCCCTGCAGGCCCGCCTGCGGGGGATCGGCCACGTCAGCTCCCTACAATGGGTGCGCAACGTCGTGGTCCGCGGCGGGTACCGCTTCGTGCCCACCCGGCTCCGGGAGCTCGCCTACCGGACCATGGTCGGCGCCCCCCGCCGCTGA
- the prmC gene encoding peptide chain release factor N(5)-glutamine methyltransferase: MSRSLGQAVRWAEQVLAEAGVESARTDALLLAGHLLGLSRGEVEARAVIGADEPAGYAELVAQRARRVPLQHLTGVAHFRYLSLAVGPGVFVPRPETEVVVQAVVDELRRRLAEGVHRPRVVDLGTGSGAIAASVAHEVPQARVHAVELSGSAHAWAAENLRGSRAELVRGDLRTAFPELAGRCDVVVSNPPYIPAGAVPREPEAREHDPALALYGGGEDGLELPRAAVASAVRLLRPGGYFVMEHAEVQAGAVARILTGAGFTGVTGHQDLTGRDRATAGRRPDAATDGRMSP; encoded by the coding sequence GTGAGCAGGTCGCTGGGCCAGGCCGTGCGCTGGGCGGAGCAGGTCCTCGCCGAGGCGGGCGTCGAGTCCGCCCGCACGGACGCGCTGCTGCTGGCCGGGCACCTCCTGGGCCTGTCGCGGGGCGAGGTCGAGGCGCGCGCCGTGATCGGCGCCGACGAGCCGGCGGGCTACGCCGAGCTCGTCGCCCAGCGCGCCCGCCGCGTCCCCCTGCAGCACCTCACGGGGGTCGCCCACTTCCGCTACCTGAGCCTGGCCGTGGGCCCGGGCGTGTTCGTGCCCCGTCCCGAGACCGAGGTCGTCGTCCAGGCGGTCGTGGACGAGCTGCGCCGCCGGCTCGCCGAGGGGGTGCACCGTCCGCGGGTCGTGGACCTGGGCACCGGCTCCGGGGCGATCGCCGCCTCGGTCGCCCACGAGGTCCCGCAGGCCCGGGTGCACGCCGTCGAGCTGTCCGGGTCCGCCCACGCGTGGGCCGCCGAGAACCTGCGCGGCAGCCGCGCCGAGCTCGTGCGCGGGGACCTGCGCACGGCCTTCCCGGAGCTCGCCGGCCGCTGCGACGTCGTCGTCTCCAACCCGCCCTACATCCCCGCCGGGGCCGTGCCCCGGGAGCCCGAGGCCCGCGAGCACGACCCCGCCCTGGCCCTGTACGGGGGCGGGGAGGACGGGCTCGAGCTCCCGCGCGCGGCCGTGGCCTCCGCGGTGCGGCTGCTGCGCCCCGGCGGGTACTTCGTGATGGAGCACGCCGAGGTCCAGGCCGGGGCCGTCGCCCGGATCCTCACCGGGGCCGGGTTCACCGGGGTCACCGGCCACCAGGACCTGACCGGCCGCGACCGTGCCACCGCCGGGCGCCGCCCGGACGCCGCAACGGATGGGAGAATGAGCCCGTGA
- a CDS encoding NAD-dependent epimerase/dehydratase family protein → MTSRTWAVLGATGFVGSATVARLQADGQRVVPVAAPRLASGAHTVHHLLQQAGRLESVLDYLAESFAGADVVLNAAGLAAPDQRHEESLIGANALLPVLVALAARRTSVRRVLHVSSAAVQGDVDVLDETPTVRPFSPYSFSKALGESALLKLRRDWVDDPDAPGVTVLRATSVQGSGRRTTARLVRFASSPVSSVAGDGTAHTPVTSVHALAEFTSRAGRHAGTLPPVVLQPWEGATTASILRDAGRREPLRLPAPLCRLVVDTAFGLSALAGHRWHGLVRRLEVTWFGQRQARGWAEEHDAVPEPRIGEVLRQAHLAAGRRRRG, encoded by the coding sequence GTGACATCGAGGACCTGGGCAGTGCTCGGAGCGACCGGGTTCGTGGGCTCCGCGACCGTGGCCCGGCTGCAGGCCGACGGGCAGCGCGTGGTCCCCGTCGCCGCGCCGCGGCTGGCCTCCGGGGCGCACACGGTCCACCACCTGCTGCAGCAGGCCGGCCGGCTCGAGTCCGTGCTGGACTACCTCGCGGAGTCCTTCGCCGGGGCCGACGTCGTGCTCAACGCGGCCGGGCTGGCGGCCCCGGACCAGCGCCACGAGGAGTCGCTGATCGGGGCCAACGCCCTGCTGCCCGTGCTCGTCGCGCTCGCGGCCCGGCGCACGAGCGTGCGCCGGGTCCTCCACGTCAGCTCCGCCGCGGTGCAGGGCGACGTCGACGTCCTCGACGAGACGCCCACGGTGCGGCCCTTCTCCCCCTACTCCTTCTCGAAGGCCCTCGGTGAGAGCGCGCTGCTGAAGCTGCGCCGCGACTGGGTCGACGACCCGGACGCGCCGGGGGTGACCGTGCTGCGCGCGACCTCCGTGCAGGGCTCCGGGCGGCGCACGACGGCCCGCCTGGTGCGCTTCGCGTCCTCGCCGGTCAGCTCGGTGGCCGGGGACGGCACGGCGCACACCCCGGTGACCTCCGTGCACGCCCTGGCCGAGTTCACCTCCCGCGCGGGGCGCCACGCCGGGACGCTGCCGCCGGTCGTGCTCCAGCCCTGGGAGGGGGCGACGACGGCCTCGATCCTGCGCGACGCCGGGCGGCGGGAGCCGCTGCGGCTGCCGGCGCCCCTGTGCCGGCTGGTCGTGGACACCGCCTTCGGGCTCTCGGCCCTGGCCGGGCACCGGTGGCACGGGCTCGTGCGCCGGCTCGAGGTGACCTGGTTCGGCCAGCGGCAGGCGCGCGGCTGGGCCGAGGAGCACGACGCCGTCCCGGAGCCGCGCATCGGCGAGGTGCTGCGCCAGGCCCACCTCGCCGCCGGGCGCCGCCGCCGGGGCTGA
- a CDS encoding glycosyltransferase: MPSKPAPTVAVACVTQDRPEDVLALVAALREQTVPVASLCLVDAGREEVPRERLEAAVDGAFRLEHVRSLANLGGAGGFALAILTALATGAERVWLMDDDARPVDPDCLAVLLEEAEARELSVVSPLVVAPQDHGALAFSYRLGGRLTRSRAALEPLGFLPGYAAFFNGALVAEDVFFRIGLPDLRLFLRGDEVDFLVRLRRAGVAFGTSTRTAVAHPPGWDEEHEVLPGRLKVVVPGTAFKRAHFFRNRGWTTWHYRRVVQLGADLVGYPLHYLRRGDLRGLAETAARYAEGMRGRGFGGPR; this comes from the coding sequence ATGCCGTCGAAGCCCGCGCCGACCGTGGCGGTGGCCTGCGTCACCCAGGACCGGCCCGAGGACGTCCTCGCCCTCGTCGCCGCCCTGCGCGAGCAGACCGTGCCCGTGGCCTCCCTGTGCCTCGTCGACGCCGGGCGCGAGGAGGTCCCGCGGGAGCGGCTCGAGGCGGCGGTCGACGGGGCGTTCCGGCTCGAGCACGTGCGCTCCCTGGCCAACCTGGGCGGGGCCGGCGGCTTCGCGCTGGCGATCCTCACGGCGCTGGCCACGGGCGCCGAGCGGGTGTGGCTCATGGACGACGACGCCCGGCCCGTGGACCCGGACTGCCTCGCCGTGCTCCTCGAGGAGGCGGAAGCCCGGGAGCTGTCCGTGGTCTCCCCGCTGGTCGTGGCCCCCCAGGACCACGGGGCGCTGGCCTTCTCCTACCGGCTCGGGGGCCGGCTCACCCGCTCCCGCGCCGCCCTGGAGCCGCTCGGGTTCCTGCCCGGCTACGCCGCGTTCTTCAACGGCGCCCTCGTGGCCGAGGACGTCTTCTTCCGCATCGGCCTGCCCGACCTGCGGCTGTTCCTGCGCGGGGACGAGGTCGACTTCCTCGTGCGCCTGCGCCGGGCGGGGGTGGCCTTCGGCACGAGCACGCGCACGGCCGTGGCCCACCCGCCGGGCTGGGACGAGGAGCACGAGGTGCTCCCCGGCCGGCTGAAGGTCGTGGTGCCGGGCACCGCGTTCAAGCGCGCGCACTTCTTCCGCAACCGCGGCTGGACGACGTGGCACTACCGCCGCGTCGTCCAGCTCGGCGCCGACCTCGTCGGCTACCCCCTGCACTACCTGCGCCGCGGGGACCTGCGCGGGCTGGCCGAGACGGCGGCCCGCTACGCCGAGGGCATGCGCGGGCGAGGCTTCGGCGGGCCGCGGTGA
- a CDS encoding L-threonylcarbamoyladenylate synthase: MSTTVYDCSNVAERAAGLKHAARALAADGCVVLPTDTVYGIGADAFSARGVTGLLAAKGRTRAMPPPVLIAHAGVLDGLADEVSEDARALARAFWPGGLTLILHAQPSLGWDLGETRGTVALRVPDDDVARALLIETGPLAVSSANRTGRPAATTADEAAAMLGESVELYLDDGPRGEPGTDPVASTIVDCTGEAPVVVRHGAIPLQRLREVVPAVTAGDPPAAGPQPGGTGSHAADPVPGEAPEPAAAPGTDGVGADGTGAGGAGPAGGGPAQPAGTTVPAGGAAPLRGPGPAAAAEDQHLAATLVARSAGAPAPAVDQDRARRGPQAPAGPQPPLPVEEAARLVARGLGTD; encoded by the coding sequence GTGAGCACCACCGTCTACGACTGCAGCAACGTCGCCGAGCGCGCCGCCGGCCTCAAGCACGCCGCCCGCGCCCTGGCCGCCGACGGGTGTGTCGTGCTGCCGACCGACACCGTCTACGGCATCGGCGCGGACGCGTTCTCCGCCCGCGGGGTCACCGGTCTGCTGGCCGCCAAGGGACGCACCCGCGCCATGCCCCCGCCCGTGCTCATCGCCCACGCCGGGGTCCTCGACGGGCTGGCCGACGAGGTCTCCGAGGACGCCCGGGCGCTCGCGCGCGCGTTCTGGCCCGGCGGGCTGACCCTGATCCTTCACGCGCAGCCCTCGCTGGGCTGGGACCTGGGGGAGACCCGGGGGACCGTCGCGCTGCGCGTGCCCGACGACGACGTGGCGCGGGCGCTGCTGATCGAGACCGGCCCCCTGGCCGTGTCCTCGGCCAACCGCACCGGCCGGCCCGCGGCGACCACCGCGGACGAGGCGGCCGCGATGCTGGGGGAGTCGGTCGAGCTCTACCTCGACGACGGCCCGCGCGGCGAGCCCGGCACCGACCCGGTCGCCTCCACCATCGTCGACTGCACGGGGGAGGCCCCGGTGGTCGTGCGCCACGGGGCGATCCCGCTCCAGCGGCTGCGGGAGGTCGTGCCCGCCGTGACGGCCGGCGATCCGCCCGCCGCCGGCCCGCAGCCCGGGGGCACCGGGTCGCACGCCGCGGACCCCGTCCCGGGGGAGGCCCCGGAGCCCGCGGCCGCCCCCGGCACGGACGGTGTCGGCGCGGACGGCACCGGCGCGGGAGGTGCCGGCCCCGCAGGCGGGGGACCGGCGCAGCCCGCCGGGACGACGGTCCCGGCGGGGGGTGCCGCGCCGCTGCGCGGGCCGGGACCGGCCGCGGCGGCCGAGGACCAGCACCTCGCCGCGACGCTCGTGGCCCGCTCCGCCGGGGCACCGGCGCCGGCCGTGGACCAGGACCGCGCCCGCCGCGGTCCGCAGGCCCCGGCGGGGCCGCAGCCGCCGCTGCCGGTCGAGGAGGCGGCGCGCCTGGTCGCCCGGGGGCTCGGCACGGACTGA
- a CDS encoding MraY family glycosyltransferase, whose translation MSAAVHAAAALLPAAGPDLTDPGAPPDPQELLLLGQLVLGVGLPALVLSLLLPFAVRPLLARWGVVDIPGERSSHQHEVLRGMGLAVAAAVLAAYGLALLTGTVEVDRSVALVVLAVAGLAAALGWAEDYRGLSVRARLAAQLGLGLAATAVLTAVLGTSVWWLPVGTLAVAAYVNMANFMDGINGISGLHGLTAGLLYAWAGASNDLTWMTAAGLAVAGGFAGFLPWNLGRGTVFLGDVGSYLLGGSLAGIAVAAFLSGVYVEYLLPPLAVYVADTTVTLLRRVRAGEVWWRPHRRHVYQRLTDTGLSHLGSALVVAGATVLVSAASLLGLRGGTTTTVLAGAFAVAVLAVYLTLPELLARTARARRGRGARA comes from the coding sequence GTGAGCGCCGCGGTGCACGCCGCGGCCGCGCTGCTGCCCGCCGCGGGACCCGACCTCACCGACCCCGGGGCCCCGCCCGACCCGCAGGAGCTGCTGCTGCTCGGCCAGCTCGTGCTGGGCGTGGGCCTGCCCGCGCTCGTGCTCAGCCTCCTGCTGCCCTTCGCCGTGCGCCCGCTGCTGGCCCGCTGGGGCGTCGTGGACATCCCCGGGGAGCGCTCCTCCCACCAGCACGAGGTGCTGCGCGGGATGGGCCTGGCCGTGGCCGCCGCCGTCCTGGCCGCCTACGGCCTGGCCCTGCTCACGGGCACCGTCGAGGTCGACCGCTCCGTCGCGCTCGTGGTCCTGGCCGTGGCCGGGCTCGCCGCGGCGCTGGGCTGGGCCGAGGACTACCGGGGGCTCTCCGTGCGGGCCCGCCTCGCCGCCCAGCTCGGGCTCGGGCTGGCCGCGACCGCGGTGCTCACCGCCGTGCTGGGCACCTCCGTGTGGTGGCTGCCGGTGGGCACCCTCGCGGTCGCCGCGTACGTCAACATGGCCAACTTCATGGACGGGATCAACGGGATCTCCGGGCTGCACGGGCTCACCGCCGGGCTGCTCTACGCGTGGGCGGGGGCCTCCAACGACCTCACCTGGATGACCGCCGCCGGGCTGGCCGTGGCTGGGGGCTTCGCGGGGTTCCTGCCGTGGAACCTCGGGCGGGGCACCGTCTTCCTCGGCGACGTCGGCTCCTACCTGCTCGGCGGCTCGCTCGCCGGCATCGCGGTGGCCGCGTTCCTCTCGGGCGTCTACGTCGAGTACCTGCTGCCCCCGCTGGCCGTCTACGTCGCGGACACCACCGTGACCCTGCTGCGCCGCGTGCGCGCCGGCGAGGTCTGGTGGCGCCCCCACCGCCGGCACGTCTATCAGCGGCTCACCGACACCGGGCTGAGCCACCTCGGCTCCGCCCTCGTGGTCGCCGGGGCCACCGTGCTCGTCTCGGCCGCCTCCCTGCTGGGCCTGCGCGGGGGGACCACCACGACCGTCCTCGCCGGGGCCTTCGCCGTCGCCGTGCTCGCCGTCTACCTGACCCTGCCCGAGCTCCTGGCCCGCACGGCGCGGGCCCGCCGCGGCCGGGGCGCCCGCGCATGA
- a CDS encoding polysaccharide biosynthesis protein, producing MSGEPERPAPPAVTDRPAAWLWIQMLLDSAAWAVALVLALVLRYEMNLQFISVPGLLVVSAVAVAAQLVVGFSFALYKGRYSFGSFDEAKLLVVVTLIVTAVLQVLLLVVGTAIGIPRSTALIAFPFACLFMAAFRYLKRMYQEASARPGAAAQQVVVYGAGRLGTFLVQRMMQDPRSEFLPVALLDDDPAKKHLRISSVPVLGTLHDAREVLAQTRASVLIVAMSTPDPQIMRRVADAVAGTGARVVTMPPLGEVLANRNRAVDFRDISMEDLIGRRPVDIDVEEIAGYVRGRRVLVTGAGGSIGSELCRQLVGFEPAELIMLDRDESALQATQISITGRGLLDGEDTVLADIRDPETLTAVLERRRPHVVFHAAALKHVSLLEQYPDEAWKTNVLGTLNVLRAAERAGVEVFVNISTDKAANPTTALGHSKRVAEKLTAWMADRTGRRYASVRFGNVFGSRGSMLPLFTEQIRQGGPITVTDPEATRYFMTIPEACQLVVQAGAIARGGEVLILDMGEPVRIMDIAERLRVMSGREDVEIEITGLRPGEKLHEDLIGLGEQDERPFHPKISHARADRLDPAQLDRHTWKVRGGMVYTGTIPVVRASSQPPPTSVQRPRSSSGSAS from the coding sequence ATGAGTGGTGAGCCCGAGCGACCCGCGCCCCCCGCGGTGACCGACCGGCCCGCGGCGTGGCTGTGGATCCAGATGCTGCTCGACTCGGCCGCGTGGGCGGTCGCCCTCGTGCTGGCCCTCGTGCTGCGCTACGAGATGAACCTCCAGTTCATCTCGGTGCCCGGACTGCTGGTGGTCTCGGCGGTCGCCGTCGCCGCCCAGCTCGTCGTCGGCTTCTCCTTCGCCCTCTACAAGGGCCGCTACTCCTTCGGCAGCTTCGACGAGGCCAAGCTGCTCGTCGTCGTGACCCTCATCGTCACCGCGGTGCTGCAGGTGCTGCTGCTCGTGGTCGGCACGGCCATCGGCATCCCGCGCTCCACCGCCCTGATCGCCTTCCCGTTCGCGTGCCTGTTCATGGCCGCCTTCCGCTACCTGAAGCGGATGTACCAGGAGGCCTCCGCCCGCCCGGGGGCCGCCGCCCAGCAGGTCGTCGTCTACGGCGCCGGGCGGCTTGGCACGTTCCTGGTCCAGCGCATGATGCAGGACCCCCGCTCCGAGTTCCTGCCCGTGGCGCTGCTCGACGACGACCCCGCCAAGAAGCACCTGCGGATCTCCTCCGTGCCCGTCCTGGGCACCCTGCACGACGCCCGCGAGGTGCTCGCCCAGACGCGTGCCTCCGTGCTGATCGTGGCGATGTCCACCCCGGACCCGCAGATCATGCGGCGGGTGGCGGACGCGGTCGCCGGCACCGGCGCGCGCGTGGTGACCATGCCCCCGCTGGGGGAGGTGCTCGCCAACCGCAACCGGGCCGTGGACTTCCGCGACATCAGCATGGAGGACCTCATCGGGCGCCGGCCGGTGGACATCGACGTCGAGGAGATCGCCGGCTACGTCCGCGGCCGCCGGGTGCTCGTCACCGGCGCCGGCGGGTCGATCGGCTCGGAGCTGTGCCGCCAGCTCGTGGGCTTCGAGCCGGCGGAGCTGATCATGCTCGACCGCGACGAGTCCGCCCTGCAGGCCACGCAGATCTCCATCACCGGCCGCGGGCTGCTCGACGGCGAGGACACCGTGCTCGCCGACATCCGCGACCCCGAGACCCTCACCGCCGTCCTGGAGCGGCGCCGCCCCCACGTGGTCTTCCACGCCGCCGCCCTCAAGCACGTCTCGCTGCTCGAGCAGTACCCGGACGAGGCCTGGAAGACCAACGTGCTGGGGACCCTCAACGTGCTGCGGGCCGCCGAGCGCGCCGGCGTGGAGGTGTTCGTGAACATCTCCACCGACAAGGCCGCCAACCCCACCACGGCCCTGGGCCACTCCAAGCGGGTCGCCGAGAAGCTCACCGCCTGGATGGCGGACCGCACCGGGCGCCGCTACGCGTCCGTGCGCTTCGGCAACGTCTTCGGCTCCCGCGGCTCCATGCTGCCGCTGTTCACCGAGCAGATCCGCCAGGGCGGGCCCATCACCGTCACGGACCCCGAGGCCACCCGCTACTTCATGACCATCCCCGAGGCCTGCCAGCTCGTCGTCCAGGCCGGGGCGATCGCCCGCGGCGGCGAGGTGCTGATCCTCGACATGGGCGAGCCCGTGCGCATCATGGACATCGCCGAGCGGCTGCGGGTGATGAGCGGGCGCGAGGACGTCGAGATCGAGATCACCGGGCTGCGCCCCGGCGAGAAGCTGCACGAGGACCTGATCGGGCTCGGCGAGCAGGACGAGCGGCCCTTCCACCCGAAGATCTCCCACGCCCGCGCCGACCGGCTCGACCCCGCCCAGCTCGACCGGCACACCTGGAAGGTGCGCGGCGGGATGGTCTACACGGGCACGATCCCCGTGGTGCGCGCCTCGTCCCAGCCCCCGCCCACCTCCGTGCAGCGGCCCCGCAGCTCCTCGGGGAGCGCGTCGTGA
- the atpB gene encoding F0F1 ATP synthase subunit A: protein MNAALRLPATGGFTAPTVDEMHLPPFFELGTFEFGKQMLLILLSVVLIAGFFMWAIRHRALVPSKAQYLGEAGYGFVRNHLGRDIIGEKEFRPYIPLLFTFFFFILVNNLFGSIPVLQLPTLSHAGSAYVLAGIAYVTWVFMGIKRHGFGGFMGKMTMPPDVPKALYVFLIPIEFLSNLIIRPVTHALRVFATMFAGHLALMVAASMTAFLLTNGGLLSVVSVGSTVLGVFIYFLEILIQVLQAYIFTLLFAVYVQGALQEGH from the coding sequence TTGAACGCCGCCCTGAGGCTCCCCGCGACCGGAGGGTTCACCGCTCCGACCGTCGACGAGATGCACCTTCCTCCGTTCTTCGAGCTGGGAACCTTCGAGTTCGGCAAGCAGATGCTGCTGATCCTCCTGTCGGTCGTGCTGATCGCGGGCTTCTTCATGTGGGCCATCCGCCACCGCGCGCTGGTCCCCTCCAAGGCCCAGTACCTCGGCGAGGCCGGCTACGGCTTCGTGCGCAACCACCTCGGCCGGGACATCATCGGCGAGAAGGAGTTCCGCCCCTACATCCCGCTGCTGTTCACGTTCTTCTTCTTCATCCTCGTGAACAACCTCTTCGGCTCGATCCCCGTGCTGCAGCTGCCGACCCTCTCCCACGCCGGCTCCGCCTATGTCCTGGCGGGCATCGCCTACGTCACCTGGGTGTTCATGGGCATCAAGCGCCACGGGTTCGGCGGGTTCATGGGCAAGATGACCATGCCGCCGGACGTCCCGAAGGCCCTCTACGTCTTCCTCATCCCGATCGAGTTCCTCTCGAACCTGATCATCCGCCCGGTCACCCACGCGCTGCGTGTGTTCGCGACGATGTTCGCCGGCCACCTCGCCCTCATGGTCGCCGCGTCGATGACCGCCTTCCTGCTCACCAACGGCGGGCTGCTGAGCGTGGTCTCCGTGGGCTCCACGGTGCTGGGCGTCTTCATCTACTTCCTGGAGATCCTCATCCAGGTCCTCCAGGCCTACATCTTCACCCTGCTCTTCGCGGTCTACGTCCAGGGCGCCCTGCAAGAGGGCCACTGA
- the prfA gene encoding peptide chain release factor 1, producing MQDPIQSLLDEHAELQQQLADPAVHADQGRARRLGRRYAELNGVLEAHRRVGRLEEDLGAARELAAEEPEFAEEIPALEAQLDEAREKLRRLLIPRDPDDGRNVILEVKAGEGGDESALFAGDLLRMYVKYAESRGWKTEIISATESDLGGYKDVQLAVKSSATDPAEGVWARLKYEGGVHRVQRVPVTESQGRIHTSAAGVLVFPEVDEPEEVEISQNDLKIDVYRSSGPGGQSVNTTDSAVRITHLPTGIVVAMQNEKSQLQNREAAMRVLRARLLAHQQEQLDAENAAARRSQVRTMDRSERIRTYNFPENRINDHRTGYKAYNLDHVMAGDLEPVVRSAIELDEKVRLEALGRQSG from the coding sequence ATGCAGGACCCCATCCAGTCCCTGCTCGACGAGCACGCCGAGCTCCAGCAGCAGCTGGCCGACCCCGCGGTCCACGCCGACCAGGGGCGGGCGCGGCGGCTCGGGCGCCGCTACGCCGAGCTCAACGGCGTGCTCGAGGCCCACCGGCGCGTCGGGCGCCTCGAGGAGGACCTCGGCGCCGCCCGCGAGCTCGCCGCCGAGGAGCCCGAGTTCGCCGAGGAGATCCCCGCGCTCGAGGCCCAGCTCGACGAGGCCCGGGAGAAGCTGCGCCGGCTGCTGATCCCGCGGGACCCGGACGACGGGCGCAACGTGATCCTCGAGGTCAAGGCGGGGGAGGGCGGCGACGAGTCCGCCCTGTTCGCCGGGGACCTGCTGCGGATGTACGTCAAGTACGCCGAGTCCCGCGGCTGGAAGACGGAGATCATCTCCGCGACCGAGTCCGACCTCGGCGGCTACAAGGACGTCCAGCTCGCCGTGAAGTCCTCCGCCACGGACCCGGCCGAGGGCGTGTGGGCGCGGCTGAAGTACGAGGGTGGCGTGCACCGCGTCCAGCGGGTGCCGGTCACCGAGTCGCAGGGCCGGATCCACACCTCGGCCGCGGGCGTGCTCGTCTTCCCCGAGGTGGACGAGCCCGAGGAGGTCGAGATCAGCCAGAACGACCTGAAGATCGACGTCTACCGCTCCTCGGGCCCCGGCGGGCAGTCCGTGAACACCACGGACTCGGCCGTGCGCATCACCCACCTGCCCACGGGGATCGTGGTGGCCATGCAGAACGAGAAGTCGCAGCTGCAGAACCGGGAGGCCGCGATGCGCGTGCTGCGCGCCCGCCTGCTCGCCCACCAGCAGGAGCAGCTCGACGCCGAGAACGCCGCCGCCCGCCGCTCCCAGGTGCGCACCATGGACCGCTCCGAGCGGATCCGCACCTACAACTTCCCCGAGAACCGGATCAACGACCACCGCACCGGCTACAAGGCCTACAACCTCGACCATGTGATGGCCGGGGACCTCGAGCCCGTGGTGCGCTCGGCGATCGAGCTGGACGAGAAGGTCCGGCTCGAGGCCCTCGGCCGGCAGTCGGGCTGA